The proteins below are encoded in one region of Microvirga ossetica:
- a CDS encoding transposase: MFLGRFAFALPGGYSNLLARWAIDMSKAETLRPEPDPLSRPAHPGCQRQGVPDLERPANPSAQAVPGWLAKREEQIKVFSLPSYSPELSPGEGLNADLKQAVTRKSPARSKHELKRTVISYMRRLAKLPERIRSYFGRQTFRYAA; the protein is encoded by the coding sequence ATGTTCCTCGGCAGGTTTGCTTTCGCCCTGCCCGGCGGATATTCGAATCTACTCGCACGGTGGGCTATCGACATGTCTAAAGCTGAAACACTAAGGCCTGAGCCTGATCCGCTTTCTCGGCCGGCTCATCCAGGATGCCAACGGCAAGGTGTTCCTGATCTGGAACGACCTGCCAATCCATCGGCCCAGGCCGTGCCGGGCTGGTTGGCCAAACGCGAGGAGCAGATCAAGGTCTTCTCCTTGCCCTCCTACAGTCCCGAGTTGAGCCCGGGCGAGGGGCTGAACGCCGACCTGAAGCAAGCCGTGACCCGCAAGTCACCCGCCAGAAGCAAGCACGAACTCAAGCGCACCGTTATCAGCTACATGCGCCGGCTCGCCAAGCTGCCTGAACGAATCCGAAGCTACTTCGGTCGTCAGACCTTCCGCTATGCCGCGTAG
- a CDS encoding adenylate/guanylate cyclase domain-containing protein: protein MSERRKIAAILVADVVGYSRLAGADEDRTLARLRTLRSDLIDPIIAVHNGRVVKRTGDGTLIEFRSVVDAVRCAIEVQTGMVERNAGLPPERRIEFRVGIHLGDVVEESDGDLMGDGVNIAARLEGIAKPGTIYLSEDAYRQVKARLDLTVSDLGQTQLKNIAEPIRVYSLQVGDAAPTKPAIPGGTNAPEEPSPSPVPEKPSIAVLAFNNMSGDAEQEYFSDGISEDIITDLSRLSELHVIARNSSFVYKTAAVPVPEMAKALGVRYVLEGSVRKVGNRVRVTAQLIDASTGGHVWANRFDRDLTDIFTVQDELTREIVAALRLTLVVGDRDRLAQGRAVNVDAYEFFLRGREQASAHTRTGNDAARSLAAAAIAIDPGYAAAHALIAFTHVLDYVNAWSADPEHSLRTGLELAQQAVGMAEEQPNGHFALSMACMWSRDLDRARTEAQRGLALSPNSVELLMVMAHVQIFSGDSAEALRTLDVSMRLDPHYPEVLLQFLADAHFSLGEYRKAVAAIEQRLVRNSQSETAYALLASCYGHLGRSAESRQAWEHALQLNPNFSIERRRRVLPFRNPEDFERRVEGLRKAGLTV, encoded by the coding sequence ATGAGCGAAAGGCGAAAAATCGCTGCGATCCTAGTCGCTGATGTAGTCGGTTATAGCCGTCTCGCGGGCGCGGATGAGGATCGCACCTTAGCGCGGTTGCGGACGCTGCGCAGCGATCTGATCGATCCGATCATCGCCGTGCACAATGGTCGTGTGGTCAAGCGCACCGGAGATGGAACCCTCATCGAGTTCCGCAGTGTCGTCGATGCCGTGCGCTGCGCTATCGAAGTCCAGACCGGCATGGTCGAGCGTAACGCCGGGTTGCCGCCCGAGCGCCGCATCGAGTTCCGCGTCGGGATCCATCTGGGCGACGTCGTCGAGGAGAGCGACGGTGATCTCATGGGCGACGGCGTCAATATCGCCGCGCGATTGGAGGGAATTGCCAAGCCAGGCACGATCTATCTTTCCGAGGACGCCTATCGCCAAGTAAAGGCGAGACTTGATCTCACAGTCAGCGATCTCGGCCAGACCCAACTAAAAAATATTGCCGAGCCGATCCGGGTTTATTCGCTTCAGGTCGGAGATGCCGCACCAACAAAGCCGGCAATTCCCGGAGGCACCAACGCGCCTGAAGAACCCTCGCCATCGCCCGTTCCTGAAAAGCCCTCCATTGCCGTGCTTGCGTTCAACAACATGAGCGGCGATGCCGAACAGGAGTATTTCTCCGACGGCATAAGCGAGGACATCATCACGGACCTCTCGAGGCTTTCTGAGTTGCACGTGATCGCCCGCAACTCGTCCTTCGTCTACAAGACGGCAGCGGTCCCGGTGCCGGAGATGGCGAAGGCGCTTGGCGTTCGCTATGTGCTTGAGGGCAGCGTACGCAAGGTGGGCAACCGAGTGCGGGTCACAGCCCAATTAATTGATGCGAGCACCGGCGGACATGTCTGGGCCAACCGGTTTGATCGCGATCTCACCGACATTTTCACAGTTCAGGACGAACTCACGCGGGAGATCGTGGCTGCGCTCAGGCTGACGCTCGTGGTTGGCGACCGAGATCGATTAGCCCAGGGCCGCGCGGTTAATGTCGATGCCTATGAATTCTTCCTGCGGGGTCGCGAGCAGGCATCAGCGCACACCCGAACCGGAAATGACGCGGCACGCAGCTTGGCAGCCGCTGCCATCGCTATCGATCCGGGATATGCGGCAGCCCACGCACTCATCGCTTTCACCCACGTGCTCGACTATGTCAACGCCTGGAGCGCCGATCCGGAGCATTCGCTGCGGACTGGGCTCGAGCTTGCGCAGCAGGCGGTGGGGATGGCGGAGGAACAGCCGAACGGTCACTTCGCACTCAGCATGGCTTGCATGTGGAGCCGGGACCTGGACCGAGCGCGAACAGAGGCGCAACGAGGCCTCGCGCTTTCGCCCAACTCAGTCGAACTCCTCATGGTGATGGCCCATGTCCAGATATTCTCCGGCGATTCAGCAGAAGCCCTCAGGACACTGGATGTTTCGATGCGGTTGGACCCGCACTATCCGGAAGTCCTGCTCCAGTTTCTCGCCGATGCGCACTTTTCTCTCGGCGAGTATAGGAAGGCGGTTGCTGCGATCGAGCAGCGCCTCGTACGCAATTCTCAATCAGAGACCGCTTATGCTCTGCTGGCATCGTGCTATGGCCACCTTGGTCGATCCGCAGAGAGTCGACAAGCGTGGGAGCACGCGCTCCAGCTAAACCCCAACTTCTCGATCGAGCGCCGCCGCCGCGTCCTTCCATTTCGGAATCCCGAGGACTTTGAGCGCCGCGTTGAAGGACTCCGCAAGGCGGGGCTGACAGTCTGA